The Mesoterricola silvestris sequence CCCCGTCACCAACGCTTGAATGCTCCATGGCGTCATGAACATGGAGGATCAGGACCGGCGGGGAAGGGGTTTCCCTGCCTCCAGGGTGCTTTCCCATTCGGAGGTGGTCCATGGATTCCAGTTTGCCGGCGGGCGTCCGCCGCTCCCGCCTTTTCTTCCGCAAGCCCCTGGCGGCGCTCCTGGAGGAGGCCCGCGGGGAGAACCGGCTCCGGCGGATCCTGGGCCCGGTGCACCTCACGGCCCTGGGCATCGGCGCCGTCATCGGGGCGGGCATCTTCGTGGCCACCGGGGCCGCGGCGCGCAACGTGGCGGGCCCGGCCCTGATGCTCTCCTACGCCGTGGCGGCGGTGACCTGCGTGTTCGCCGCGCTGTGCTACGCGGAGTTCGCGGCCATGGTGCCGGTGGCGGGATCGGCCTACACCTATGCCTACGCGACCCTCGGGGAGCTCTTCGCGTGGATCATCGGGTGGGACCTGATCCTGGAGTACGGCGTGGCCAGCGCCGCGGTGGCCACGGGATGGTCGGCCTACGCCCAGGGGCTCCTGGCCAAGGCCGGCCTGGTCCTGCCCGCGGCCCTGGTGTCCTCCCCCTGGCGCTACGACCCCGCGGCGGGAAGCCTCGTGGGGACCGGGGCCCTGGTCAACCTGCCGGCGGCGCTGGTGGTGGGGGCGGTCACCTACGTCCTGGTGCGGGGCATCCAGGAGACCTCGCGCCTGAACACCGTGATGGTGGCCGTGAAGGTGGCGGCGGTCCTCTTCGTCATCGCCGCGGGCCTGTTCTTCGTGAGCTCCGCCAACTGGCGGCCCTTCGCCCCGTACGGGTGGACCGGCCTGTGCTTTTTCGGCCACACCGTGGCCGGCCAGGTGGATCCGGGGGGCAAGCCCGTGGGGATGCTGGCGGGCGCCGCCATCATCTTCTTCGCCTACATCGGGTTCGACGCGGTGTCCACCCACACCGAGGAGGCCCGGAATCCCCAGCGGGACGTGCCGGTGGGCATCGTGACGTCCCTGGCCGTGTGCAGCATCCTGTACGTCGCCATGGTGGCGGTGCTCACGGGCATGGTGCGCTTCGACCAGCTGGACATCAGCGCCCCCGTGTCCCTGGCCTTCAAGGCCCGGGGCCAGGGCTGGGCCGAGGGGCTCGTGGCGGTGGCGGGGGTGGCCGGCATCACGTCGGTGCTCCTGGTGATGATGCTCAGCGGGCCCCGGGTCTTCCTGGCCATGGCCCGGGACGGGCTGCTGCCCAGGAAGGTGTTCGGCGTGGTGCATCCGCGGTACCGCACGCCCTGGAAGTCCACGATCCTCACCGGGGCCTGCGTGGCCGTGATGGCCGGGCTCCTGCCCATCGACGTGCTCCTCCACCTCACCAACATCGGAACGCTCCTGGCCTTCGTCATCGTGTGCTCGGCGGTGCTGATCATGCGCCGCACCCACCCGGGCGCCGAGCGCCCCTTCCGGTGCCCCTGGGTGCCGGCGGTGCCCATCCTGGGCATCCTCTCCTGCCTGCTCCTCATGTTCTCCCTGCCCGTGGCCAACTGGTACCGGCTAGGCATCTGGCTGGCGCTGGGGATCCTTGTGTACTTCGGGTACGGACGCCGCCACAGCGTCCTGGGGAGGGCCTCCGGTGCGGACCCCGCTTGAGGTCATCCCCTGCCGGGGCTGCCTGGGCCCCGTGGACGGCCAGGCCCAGGCCGGCCTGTGCGGGCGCTGCTGGAGCCTGCTGACGCCCCTGCCGGAGGAGCGGTGCCCCCTGTGCGCCCTGGGCCACGGATGGGCCGACCCCTGTCCCGACCCCGTGGCCTGGTCCTCCGGGGATGCCCTGTGGGACTACCACGGCGGGTTGGGGGCTCTCCTGGTGCCCTCCATCAAGCGGGGGGAACTGGGGTGGATGGACGCCCTCCTGGAGCGGGCGGCCCGGGCGCCCCTTCCGCCCTGGACCGCGGAGGCCACCCTGGTGTGCAGCGCGCCCACCGCCCGGCTCCGGCGCTGGTACCGGGGGTTCGACCTGGCCGAACGGGCCGCCCTGACCTTCGCGGCCCGCCTGGGCACCGCCTTCGGGGCCGTCCTTCGCAAGCCCCTGTACACCCGCGCCCAGGCCAGCCTGCCCCAGGGGAGGAGGCGGCGCATGGGGCCCCACGTGACCCTCGTTCCCGGCCGGGCCGTGGAGGGGGAGGCCGTGCTCCTGGTGGACGACGTGTGGACCACCGGCACGACCCTGCTCCGGTCCGCCCAGGCCCTGGGGGCGGCCGGGGCCCGGGACGTGGCGGTGCTGGCCCTCTTCCGTGCGGGCAAGAGGGGCTAGAAGCCCGGCTACGTAATCGTACGTGTCTCAGACGTTCGCCCTGTTTCGTCATCGCCGGCCAAGCCGACGTTGAATGGTTTGCACCGCCCACAATCTTTTGAAGTCAGCTCAAGCCCAGACCTGCCGAAGGCCCGGTTCGAGACGAGGTCGCCTTCCCTAATCAGCGTTGGCGCCGTCCAATGCCCTCCTCGCAGCACTCGAAGTGAGGCCCCAAGGTGGGTCGGGGCCAATGCGTGAAACACAGGCCCAACCATGGGGCGAGAGCCTTCCGTTGCTGCGGGCTTGGCCCGCAGCAACGAACCGGGGCGAACGTCCGGGACACGTGCGATTACGTAGCCGGGCCCCTAGCCGTGGTATCCTTCGCAACGGCCCCCGGGAACCTTGGGGGGCGTATGCCTTTGAATGGAGTCGACCATGCCGAGCAGCGCCGCGTTCACCCCGGGCCCCGTGGGTTCGTTCATCAAGCACCATTTCCGCCACTTCAACGCGGCGGCCATGGTCGACGCGGCCGAGGGGTACCGCACCCACCTCCTGGAGGGCGGCAAGATGATGGTGAGCCTCGCCGGGGCCATGAGCACGGCCGAACTGGGCCTGAGCCTCGCGGAAATGATCCGCCAGGACAAGGTCCATCTCATCACCTGCACCGGCGCCAACCTGGAGGAGGACATCTTCAACCTGGTGGCCCACGACTACTACGAGCGCGTGCCCAACTACCGCGACCTCACCCCCGCCGACGAGAAGGCCCTCCTGGACCGTCACATGAACCGGGTCACGGACACCTGCATCCCCGAGATGGAGGCCATGCGCCGCATCGAGAAGGCCATCCTCAAGGAGTGGATGGCCGCGGATGCCGCCGGCGAGCGCCGCTTCCCCCACGAGTTCCTGTACCGCCTCCTGCGCAGCGGCGTGCTGGAGCAGTACCACCAGATCGACACCAAGAACAGCTGGATGATCGCGGCCTGCGAGAAGAACCTGCCCATCGTCGTGCCCGGCTGGGAGGACAGCACCCTGGGCAACATGTTCGCCGCCGCCGTGATCCGGGGCGACGTGAAGAACGTCCACACGGTCCGCACCGGCATCGAGTACATGACCTGGCTCGCCCGCTTTTACCAGGAGATCACGAAGGATTGTTCCCTGGGCATGTTCCAGGTGGGCGGCGGCATCGCGGGGGACTTCCCGATCTGCGTGGTGCCCATGCTCCACCAGGACCTGGAACTGGAGGCCCCGCTCTGGGGCTATTTCTGCCAGATCAGCGATTCCACCACCAGCTACGGTTCCTACTCCGGCGCCGTGCCCAACGAGAAGATCACCTGGGGCAAGCTGGGGGCGGACACCCCCAAGTTCATCGTGGAGAGCGATGCCACCATCGTGGCGCCCCTGATGTTCGCCTATTTGCTTGGCTGGTAGCTTCTTCGCCGGGGGGGGCCGGCTAATTACGATCCCTGGGTCTTGTTCTCTTGATCCCCCCGTTTTCCTTGGATAGACTTGGGCTACCTTTTGGAGGTTCCAATGAAGCGTTCCATCCTCGCCATCGCCGTCGCCTTCTGCGCCGCCTCGTTCTCCTTCGCCACCGTCGCCATCCAGAAGGAAGCCAAGGCCAAGGATCCCAAGGTCACCTGCAAGTCCTGCCACACCGCCATGCCCTGCACCAAGACCAACCTCACCGATGAAGGCAAGAAGTGGATCCCCGCCAAGAAGTAGTGGCGAGCCCCCGCTGACGGAAAGCGCCCACCGCGAGGTGGGCGCTTTTCGTTAGCGGGCGCGCAGGAGGGTGGTGAGTCATCGTCCGTGTCCCGGACATTCGCCCCGGGTCGCTGGCGCAGCTTGCCTGCGCCAGCGACCCGGGGCGAATGTCCGGGACACGGGCGATTCCTAGGCGAGGCCGAAGTCCGAGGATTCCAGTTCCTTCTTGACGGCGGCCATGAAGAGGTCGGCGGTGGAGCCGTCGATGATGCGGTGGTCGAAGCTCAGGGCGCTGAACATCACTTCCCGGATGGCCAGGACGTCCTGGCCCAGGTCGTCGGTGACGACCACGGGGCGCTTCTTCACGGCGCCCATGCCCATGATGGCCACCTGGGGCTGGTTGATCACGGGCAGGCCGAAGGTGTCGCCGAAGACCCCGGGATTCGTGATCGTGAAGGTGCCCCCGGAGATCTCGTCGGGCTTGAGCTGCTTGGCGCGGGCCCGGCCGGCCAGGTCGTTGAGGGCCAGGGCCAGGCCGCCCAGGTTGAGCTGGTCGGCGTTCTTGACCACGGGGACGATGAGGCCCCAGTCCAGGGCCACGGCGATGCCCAGGTGCACGTCCTGCTTGTAGACGATGGAATCGCCGTCCACGCTGGCGTTGACTACGGGGTAGGCCCGGAGGGCCTTGGCCACGGCCATCATGGCGAAGGGCATGAAGCT is a genomic window containing:
- a CDS encoding amino acid permease, producing MDSSLPAGVRRSRLFFRKPLAALLEEARGENRLRRILGPVHLTALGIGAVIGAGIFVATGAAARNVAGPALMLSYAVAAVTCVFAALCYAEFAAMVPVAGSAYTYAYATLGELFAWIIGWDLILEYGVASAAVATGWSAYAQGLLAKAGLVLPAALVSSPWRYDPAAGSLVGTGALVNLPAALVVGAVTYVLVRGIQETSRLNTVMVAVKVAAVLFVIAAGLFFVSSANWRPFAPYGWTGLCFFGHTVAGQVDPGGKPVGMLAGAAIIFFAYIGFDAVSTHTEEARNPQRDVPVGIVTSLAVCSILYVAMVAVLTGMVRFDQLDISAPVSLAFKARGQGWAEGLVAVAGVAGITSVLLVMMLSGPRVFLAMARDGLLPRKVFGVVHPRYRTPWKSTILTGACVAVMAGLLPIDVLLHLTNIGTLLAFVIVCSAVLIMRRTHPGAERPFRCPWVPAVPILGILSCLLLMFSLPVANWYRLGIWLALGILVYFGYGRRHSVLGRASGADPA
- a CDS encoding ComF family protein, giving the protein MRTPLEVIPCRGCLGPVDGQAQAGLCGRCWSLLTPLPEERCPLCALGHGWADPCPDPVAWSSGDALWDYHGGLGALLVPSIKRGELGWMDALLERAARAPLPPWTAEATLVCSAPTARLRRWYRGFDLAERAALTFAARLGTAFGAVLRKPLYTRAQASLPQGRRRRMGPHVTLVPGRAVEGEAVLLVDDVWTTGTTLLRSAQALGAAGARDVAVLALFRAGKRG
- a CDS encoding deoxyhypusine synthase family protein, whose amino-acid sequence is MPSSAAFTPGPVGSFIKHHFRHFNAAAMVDAAEGYRTHLLEGGKMMVSLAGAMSTAELGLSLAEMIRQDKVHLITCTGANLEEDIFNLVAHDYYERVPNYRDLTPADEKALLDRHMNRVTDTCIPEMEAMRRIEKAILKEWMAADAAGERRFPHEFLYRLLRSGVLEQYHQIDTKNSWMIAACEKNLPIVVPGWEDSTLGNMFAAAVIRGDVKNVHTVRTGIEYMTWLARFYQEITKDCSLGMFQVGGGIAGDFPICVVPMLHQDLELEAPLWGYFCQISDSTTSYGSYSGAVPNEKITWGKLGADTPKFIVESDATIVAPLMFAYLLGW